The Candidatus Methylacidiphilales bacterium genome includes the window ATGCTGGCGATGCTGATGAAACAAGATTGAGATGATCCCAACATCACCTGCTTGGCCCGGGCACCAAAATCATCACGCCCATCCAAAAAGCCAATCCATCCATTGGTGTCGACGAGATGGCTCACATGTAATCCTTGAATTCCTCCAAGGGAGCGTCGAAATCCGGGGCCATGTAAAATCCCGGTCCCTTGGCGCAACCGAACTTGGCCTTCTTCTTCGGCGCCACCGGCGACAACTCCGCAATCCGTTTCCCATGGCGGGTGATGTAGATCCTTCCCCCTTGCTCCACCTCATCCAAAAGCTGGGACAGATGGGTCTTGGCCTCAAAGGCCCCGACTTCTTTGACCGTCATCCATTTAAACTAGTTCAACCAGTTGGAATGTCAAGGGAGCTACCAGCTATCGGCACCAAGCGTCAGGGAGAAGCAACGGCAATCTTGAACACCACTTTTCTGACTTCTTGAGTGGTCCGGAAGGTGCAACCCGGCTTGTGGCCGTCGTGGGGGTAGAGGATGGAAAAATCCCCCGGGCGCATGACCAGGGCCTGGTCATCATCGCCCTCATATTTGGCCACGTCTTTTTCCTCGATGTAGGGGATGACCTCCCGCAACAAGGCCAGGGGCCGGTGGTAAATGACCTCTTCTCCGCTGATCAGGTATTGCAAGTCAATGTACTTGAGATGGGCCTCGTATTTCTTGTCCGTTGCCGGCTGGGTCTCATAGGTCTGGATCAAGGCAAAGCAACGGTCCCCATCCAGATCCACCCGTCCGTCCAGCGTCGCCGGTTCAAAACCCAGGAGATAATCAAACGCGGCGGCAAAGCCGGGGTGGAGATGCCGGTAAAGGCCCTGCCGGGGGAGTTGGTCATAGATCATGCGTGGTGCCAATTTGTTGGGTCATCCGCACTTTGTCCACTCGACTTTCACCCCACGGCAGAGGCATGACTAACGCAGGAAGGCCTCGTGCAGCCCGCCATCCACCGTGATGACCTGGCCGGTGGTTTTGCTCAGACGCTTGGTCACGAGCAAAAAGTAGGCCTCGGCCTGGTCAGCGGGGGTGATCGGCGACTTGGTCAACGTCCGGTCGGCGTAGAACTGCGCCAGTTTGGTCACCAAGGAATCCGTGGCCTCGTCTTCGGTGTAGGGAATGTTGTATTTCGCCAGCGACCCAATGACGCGGTCCCGGGGGAACATCGCGCTCCCTTGGACCACGGTGGCGGGAGCAACCCCGTTGACGCGGACCAGCGGGCTCAACTCGATGGCGAGTTCGCGCACCAAGTGGTTGGCCGCCGCTTTGCTGGTGTCGTAAGCCACGGAACCCTTCTTGGCCACCGCCGCGTTCGCGCTGGTGGTGAGGACCAGATTGCCGGTCAGGCCCTGCTCCTTCCACGTCTTGTAGGCTTCATCGGCCACGAAGTAGCTGCCGGATACATTGATGCCGAATGTGAGCGCCCACTTGTCATCGGGAATGTGGCCTGTCGTGTCACTGGGAACAAAGATCCCGGCGGTGACACAGATGGAATCAAATCCGCCGTAGGCCAGGGCCACCTGGTCCAGCATGGCGCGGATGGAAGCGCGGTCGGTGATGTTGGCCGCGAGGCCCACCGCCGGACCACAACCGCTGATGCCGGTGCCTGCGACGCCGATGCCCAAACCGTATTTGTCGGTGATTTCTTTGGCCGTGGCCTGGGCGGCTTCGGCATTCAGGTCCACGCAGACGAGGTGTGCCCCTTCCTTGACCAAACGGTGGGCGGTTTCCTTGCCGATGCCCGATCCGGCGCCGACCACGATCACCACTTGGCGGGCCAGTTCTTTTTCTGCCGGCATGCGTTGAAGCTTCGCCTCTTCCAACAGCCAGTATTCGATGTCGAAGGCTTCCTGCTGCGGCAGGGCGATGTATTCGTCGATGGCCTCGGCCCCGCGCATGACTTCCACCGCGCAGTTGTAGAATTCGGCCGTGACGCGCGACTCCGACTTGTCCTTGCCCCAGGCGATCATGCCGAGACCGGGAATGAGGACGACGGTCGGATTCGGATCCCGCATGGCCGGGGAGTTGGCGTGCTTGCAGGCGTTGTAGTAAGCGGCGTAATCCTTGCGGTATTGTTCCAAGCCGGACTGGAGCAGGGCCTTGAGTTTGGCCACATCGTCCTTCTGGGGGTTCCAAGCCACATAGAGCGGCTTGATTTTGGTGCGGAGGAAGTGGTCGGGGCAGGATGTGCCCAGCTCCGCCAGGCGGGGGGCGTCGGCGGAATTGACGAAGCGCAGGATCTTTTCATCGTCCTGCACCGTGCCAATGAAACGCTTCTGCTGGCTGACCTGTCCGCGCAGCCAGGGGAGGATGGCCGCCAGGGTGCGGTTCCGCTCCTCCTGTGGGAGGGACTGGTATTTGGCGCCACCAAAGGCCTTGGCGTCCCCGCCTTTTTCGGCGTATTTCTTCTCGATGTAGGCCGCGGCTTTCTCAATGAAGCCGAGGGTCAGTTCGTAGCAGGCCTTGTCGTCGTTGTCCCAAGAGATGAAGCCGTGCTGCCCCATCATGATGGCTTGGGTCTTCGGATTCTTGCGGGCGATTTCCTGCATCGCCAGCCCGAGTTCGAAGCCGGGACGCATCCAGGGAACGTATTCCATTTCCCCACCGAAGATCTCCTTGGTCAGCTTGATGCAGTTCTTGCTCGCCGCGATGGCGATGATGGCGTTCGGGTGCATGTGGTCGACGTGCTTCCCCGGAAGGAAACTGTGCAGCGGCGTGTCAATCGACGAGGCCCGCGGGTTCAGGTTGAAGGTCGCGTGGGTATACATGCCAACCATGTCATCCTCGGCCGCCGACTTGAGCCCTTTGTCGCTGCGGGAGGCATACAGCTTCTGCAACGCCACCAGCTTGTCCTGATACAACGAGGAAAAATTTTCTTTCTTGGAGGTCCGCAGATCGCCGCCGGAACCCTTCACCCAGAGCACCTCGACCTTTTCGCCGGTCAGGGGATCGGTTTCCATGATCTTCGAGGAGGTGTTCCCCCCGCCGGTGTTGGTGATCCGTTGATCCGACCCCAACGCATTCGAGCGGTAAACCAGTCGCTCCGCAGGAGAGAGCTTCGCGGCCGCTTGATCGTTCCAAACATGATTCACATACTGATATTTCATAGGAGTGGGGTTCTTTGTTTTTCTTTTATATTCTGCGTTTGTGTTTGGATAATCGCTTGACCTCGCCCAAAAAGCAAGTAAAACAAAACATATCAAAGGTTTTTTGAGCTAAATCCCTCACTTCCCTCCCCTTATTCATTCCATGCTGGCCCTCGAACGACATCGCCGAATCCTCGACTGGGTCAATACCCAGGGAAGCGCACGCACTGCGGAAATCGCCCAAACTCTGGCCGTGACCGAAGAGACCGTCCGCCGGGATTTCGAGAAACTGGAGCGCGACGGCCAGTTGCTCCGCTACCACGGAGGGGCCGTCCGGCTCGAAGCCGCCCGCCGCGACCCCAGCCACAGCAGCCGGGAATCCGCCCATGTGGCCGCCAAGCAAGCCATGGCCGCGGTGGCCCTGCAACAGATTGAAACCGGCGACACCCTTCTCTTCGACGCCAGTTCCTCCGCCCTCCAACTGGCCCGCCTCCTCCCCGACATGAACCTCACCGTGCTGACCAGCGCCATCAAGGTTGCCGCGGAACTTTCCGAGCGACCGTCCATCCGCGTGGTCATGACCGGCGGCGTGCTGCGTCCGCATTCCATGTCCTGTACCGGCCCCTTGGTCGAGCAATCGCTGGAGTGTTACCACATCCAGAAAGCCTTCCTCTCCTGCCTTGGGGTGGATGCGACCCGGGGCTTGAGCGAAGCCAACGACGAACAGGCCGCCCTCAAACGGAAGATGATCGACCTCTCCGACCGGACCTACCTCCTGGCCGACCACAGCAAGCTCGGCCTCCAGTCCTCTTTCTTCTTCGCCAAGCTCGGCGACATCCACACGCTCATCACGGATCGCGAACCCGATGCCGCCTTCCGCGACCACCTCGGCCAGTCCGGGGCCCAACTCCTTCTGGCCAACGAAGCCGTTCCCAAAACCCCCGCCTCCCCATGAATGACATCCTAGAAAAACTAACCCAACTCTCCCACGAACTCGGTCGCGAAGAGCGCCATCTGGCCATCCTCGGCGAAGGCAACACCAGCGCCGATCTCGGCGACGGCACCTTCCTCGTCAAGGGCTCGGGCAGTTCCCTCGCCACCATGCGCCCGGAACAGTTTTCGCGGGTGAAGAAAAAGGAAGTCCTCGAT containing:
- a CDS encoding YhcH/YjgK/YiaL family protein, coding for MIYDQLPRQGLYRHLHPGFAAAFDYLLGFEPATLDGRVDLDGDRCFALIQTYETQPATDKKYEAHLKYIDLQYLISGEEVIYHRPLALLREVIPYIEEKDVAKYEGDDDQALVMRPGDFSILYPHDGHKPGCTFRTTQEVRKVVFKIAVASP
- a CDS encoding bifunctional rhamnulose-1-phosphate aldolase/short-chain dehydrogenase, producing MKYQYVNHVWNDQAAAKLSPAERLVYRSNALGSDQRITNTGGGNTSSKIMETDPLTGEKVEVLWVKGSGGDLRTSKKENFSSLYQDKLVALQKLYASRSDKGLKSAAEDDMVGMYTHATFNLNPRASSIDTPLHSFLPGKHVDHMHPNAIIAIAASKNCIKLTKEIFGGEMEYVPWMRPGFELGLAMQEIARKNPKTQAIMMGQHGFISWDNDDKACYELTLGFIEKAAAYIEKKYAEKGGDAKAFGGAKYQSLPQEERNRTLAAILPWLRGQVSQQKRFIGTVQDDEKILRFVNSADAPRLAELGTSCPDHFLRTKIKPLYVAWNPQKDDVAKLKALLQSGLEQYRKDYAAYYNACKHANSPAMRDPNPTVVLIPGLGMIAWGKDKSESRVTAEFYNCAVEVMRGAEAIDEYIALPQQEAFDIEYWLLEEAKLQRMPAEKELARQVVIVVGAGSGIGKETAHRLVKEGAHLVCVDLNAEAAQATAKEITDKYGLGIGVAGTGISGCGPAVGLAANITDRASIRAMLDQVALAYGGFDSICVTAGIFVPSDTTGHIPDDKWALTFGINVSGSYFVADEAYKTWKEQGLTGNLVLTTSANAAVAKKGSVAYDTSKAAANHLVRELAIELSPLVRVNGVAPATVVQGSAMFPRDRVIGSLAKYNIPYTEDEATDSLVTKLAQFYADRTLTKSPITPADQAEAYFLLVTKRLSKTTGQVITVDGGLHEAFLR
- a CDS encoding type II toxin-antitoxin system prevent-host-death family antitoxin, which translates into the protein MTVKEVGAFEAKTHLSQLLDEVEQGGRIYITRHGKRIAELSPVAPKKKAKFGCAKGPGFYMAPDFDAPLEEFKDYM
- a CDS encoding DeoR/GlpR family DNA-binding transcription regulator produces the protein MLALERHRRILDWVNTQGSARTAEIAQTLAVTEETVRRDFEKLERDGQLLRYHGGAVRLEAARRDPSHSSRESAHVAAKQAMAAVALQQIETGDTLLFDASSSALQLARLLPDMNLTVLTSAIKVAAELSERPSIRVVMTGGVLRPHSMSCTGPLVEQSLECYHIQKAFLSCLGVDATRGLSEANDEQAALKRKMIDLSDRTYLLADHSKLGLQSSFFFAKLGDIHTLITDREPDAAFRDHLGQSGAQLLLANEAVPKTPASP